The following proteins come from a genomic window of Bradyrhizobium paxllaeri:
- a CDS encoding ArsR/SmtB family transcription factor gives MVDCSPRAAILNHMVEQNLDAVFHALADPTRRAMLGQLAERERTIGELATPFHMSFAGASKHVRVLENAGLVKRTVRGRTHLCRLEAARLAEADAWLRRYERFWSDNLDRLEALLRAEDAAKGRK, from the coding sequence ATGGTTGACTGTTCGCCCCGCGCGGCTATATTAAACCACATGGTTGAACAAAATCTCGACGCCGTCTTTCATGCCCTCGCGGATCCAACGCGGCGGGCGATGCTTGGACAATTGGCTGAACGCGAACGCACGATCGGGGAACTGGCGACGCCGTTCCACATGAGCTTCGCCGGCGCCTCGAAACATGTGCGGGTGCTGGAGAATGCCGGCCTCGTGAAACGCACGGTGCGCGGCCGTACCCATCTGTGCCGCCTCGAAGCGGCCCGGCTCGCGGAAGCCGATGCGTGGCTCAGGCGTTACGAGCGTTTCTGGAGCGACAATCTCGACCGGTTGGAAGCGCTGTTGCGCGCAGAAGACGCGGCGAAGGGCAGGAAGTGA
- a CDS encoding SRPBCC family protein: MNSTTKPEAYGELPEPRTLKIQRLLPGPIERIWAYLTDSELRRKWLAAGDMDAKVGAPLELVWRNDELTNPPGERPAGFGGGEHRMQSRITEFDPPRKLSITWNSTGDVTFELEPKGKGVLLTIVHRRFPDRATLLKHMAGWHMHLDVLVARTSGEEPAPFWDGWSGLMKEYDARLPA, encoded by the coding sequence ATGAATTCAACGACGAAGCCCGAAGCCTATGGCGAATTGCCCGAGCCAAGAACGCTGAAAATCCAGCGGCTGTTGCCGGGGCCGATCGAACGCATCTGGGCTTATCTCACCGACAGCGAACTGCGCCGCAAATGGCTGGCCGCAGGCGATATGGATGCGAAGGTCGGCGCGCCCCTCGAACTCGTCTGGCGCAACGACGAATTGACAAACCCGCCCGGCGAGCGCCCGGCCGGCTTCGGCGGTGGCGAGCATCGCATGCAGAGCCGGATCACCGAATTCGATCCGCCGCGAAAATTGTCGATCACCTGGAACAGCACCGGTGATGTCACGTTCGAACTGGAGCCGAAAGGCAAGGGCGTTCTGCTCACGATCGTGCATCGGCGCTTTCCCGACCGCGCCACGCTGCTCAAGCACATGGCCGGCTGGCACATGCATCTCGATGTCCTGGTTGCCCGCACAAGCGGCGAAGAGCCGGCGCCGTTCTGGGATGGCTGGAGCGGCCTGATGAAGGAATACGACGCCCGTCTGCCGGCCTGA
- a CDS encoding DUF899 domain-containing protein: MQIHTVSAQEWEAARQQLLAKEKEVTHARDALAAERRRMPWLAVEKEYKFDGPNGKASLRDLFEGRHQLIVYRAFYEPGVFGWPDHACRGCSMVADQVAHLAHLNARDTTLVFASRASQADIARLKKQMGWEMIPWVTVTDSFDADFGVDEWHGTNVFFHNGDRIYRTYFINNRGDEQMGGTWNYLDITPLGRQEVWEDSPEGYPQTPTYKWWNWHDSYVEGAAPDKRWVEVSDAGEAAFRNKQAGS, from the coding sequence ATGCAGATTCACACCGTTTCGGCGCAGGAATGGGAAGCGGCACGCCAGCAATTGCTCGCGAAGGAAAAAGAGGTGACCCACGCCCGTGACGCGCTCGCCGCCGAGCGCCGGCGGATGCCGTGGCTGGCGGTCGAGAAGGAGTACAAGTTCGACGGCCCCAACGGCAAGGCGAGCTTGCGCGACCTGTTCGAGGGCCGACATCAACTGATCGTCTATCGCGCCTTCTACGAACCCGGCGTGTTCGGCTGGCCGGACCATGCCTGCCGCGGCTGCTCGATGGTGGCCGACCAGGTCGCGCACCTCGCCCATCTCAACGCCCGTGATACGACGCTGGTGTTTGCCTCGCGCGCGTCGCAGGCGGACATCGCGCGGCTGAAGAAGCAAATGGGATGGGAGATGATCCCCTGGGTCACCGTTACCGACAGCTTCGATGCCGATTTCGGCGTGGACGAGTGGCACGGTACCAATGTGTTCTTCCACAACGGCGACAGGATCTACCGCACCTACTTCATCAACAATCGCGGCGACGAGCAGATGGGAGGCACCTGGAACTACCTCGACATCACGCCGCTCGGCCGCCAGGAGGTGTGGGAGGATTCGCCGGAAGGCTATCCGCAGACGCCGACCTACAAATGGTGGAATTGGCACGACAGCTACGTTGAGGGCGCTGCGCCCGACAAGAGGTGGGTCGAGGTGTCGGACGCCGGCGAGGCCGCATTCCGCAACAAGCAGGCGGGGTCATGA
- a CDS encoding SNF2-related protein, with amino-acid sequence MKPERRNPNAAARSKKEPKLSRTHAPADLSPVEWQRSLRRQFGREQAFGLENLGSEPFFSEFRVSNPASKSSYRVAIRGLGPGGNFCSCPDYSTSELGTCKHLEFTLARLQKRRGAKTAFARGYQPAFSELYLRSDGKRSVHFRAGTDCPPSVRKAAAGLFDADRDGMLPDGRLDELEPFMATVSKSGHELRAYDDALDFVAGRRDADRRAAKLTQLFPRGAAAPKLRALLKVPLYAYQAEGALFAVRAGRALIGDDMGLGKTIQAIAAMEILARHFGVSKVLVICPTSLKYQWQSEIARFTGRKGKNAARVIGGGRAQRQKDYALDDFCKITNYEKLQPDFDLIAAWAPELVIVDEAQRVKNWNTIAARALKRIDSTHAIVLTGTPLENKLEELISIVQFVDQHRLGPTWKLLHEHQVKDEAGRVTGYTGLEKIGQTLAPVMIRRRKSEVLRQLPSRTDQNLLVPMTEMQTTYHRENADEVAKIVRRWRRSGFLSDTDQRRLMIALQNMRMSCNSTYLLDQETDHGVKADELAALFDELFVDPEAKAVVFSQWTRTHDIVIRRLEARGLGYVSFHGGVPSEKRPALVERFRDDPNCRVFLSTDAGSTGLNLQHASTLVNMDLPWNPAVLEQRIARIHRLGQVRPVLVVNFVAKGTIEEGMLSVLAFKRSLSAGILDGGSSEISLGGSRLNRFMKEVENVTGNMGEGEAVTPAEEVANIAVATESVHAGSVDAGGGAGEIAVARMGAGVPPHGVGPDPWQALVQIGAQFITAMAAAGDPHAPAHPWVERDSATGMPSLKMPLPTGETARQLADALSTIADGLRSRTA; translated from the coding sequence ATGAAACCCGAACGCCGAAACCCGAACGCCGCCGCCCGTTCGAAGAAGGAACCCAAGCTGTCGCGAACCCATGCGCCCGCCGATCTTTCGCCGGTGGAGTGGCAACGTAGCCTGCGCCGCCAATTCGGTCGCGAGCAGGCTTTCGGGCTTGAAAATCTGGGCAGCGAACCGTTTTTCTCCGAATTCCGGGTCAGTAATCCCGCTTCGAAGTCCAGCTACCGCGTCGCGATCCGGGGTCTCGGGCCAGGCGGCAATTTCTGTTCCTGCCCCGATTATTCCACCAGCGAGTTGGGTACTTGCAAGCACCTCGAATTTACGCTCGCCAGACTGCAGAAAAGGCGCGGCGCCAAAACGGCGTTTGCGCGCGGATACCAGCCGGCGTTCTCCGAGTTGTATTTGCGCAGCGATGGCAAGCGCAGCGTGCATTTCCGCGCCGGAACCGATTGTCCGCCGTCGGTGCGCAAGGCTGCCGCCGGATTGTTCGACGCCGACCGCGATGGGATGTTGCCGGACGGCCGGCTCGACGAGTTGGAGCCATTCATGGCCACGGTGTCGAAGTCCGGTCACGAACTGCGCGCCTATGACGATGCGCTCGATTTCGTTGCTGGACGGCGCGACGCGGACCGGCGAGCCGCAAAGCTCACGCAGTTGTTTCCGCGCGGCGCCGCGGCCCCCAAACTGCGGGCGCTGTTGAAGGTGCCGCTCTATGCCTATCAAGCGGAGGGCGCGCTGTTCGCGGTGCGCGCCGGACGGGCGCTGATTGGCGATGACATGGGGCTTGGCAAGACCATCCAGGCCATTGCCGCGATGGAAATACTGGCGCGGCATTTCGGCGTGTCCAAAGTGTTGGTGATCTGCCCGACTTCACTGAAATACCAATGGCAAAGCGAGATCGCGCGCTTCACGGGACGGAAGGGAAAAAATGCCGCGCGTGTCATCGGTGGCGGCCGGGCGCAGCGGCAGAAGGACTACGCGCTCGATGATTTCTGCAAGATCACGAACTACGAAAAGCTCCAGCCGGATTTCGATTTGATCGCCGCATGGGCGCCCGAACTCGTCATCGTCGACGAAGCCCAGCGGGTGAAAAACTGGAATACCATCGCCGCACGCGCCCTTAAGCGCATCGACAGCACGCACGCGATCGTGCTCACGGGCACGCCGCTGGAAAACAAGCTGGAAGAGCTGATTTCCATCGTGCAGTTCGTCGACCAGCACCGGCTGGGGCCGACCTGGAAGCTCTTGCACGAGCATCAGGTCAAGGACGAAGCCGGGCGCGTTACCGGCTATACCGGGCTGGAGAAGATCGGCCAGACGCTGGCGCCGGTCATGATCCGCCGGCGCAAATCCGAGGTGCTTCGGCAACTGCCGAGCCGGACCGACCAGAACCTGCTGGTCCCGATGACCGAGATGCAAACGACCTATCACCGGGAAAATGCCGACGAGGTCGCGAAAATCGTCCGGCGCTGGCGCAGGAGCGGATTTCTGTCGGACACGGATCAGCGGCGGCTGATGATTGCTTTGCAGAACATGCGCATGTCGTGCAACAGCACGTATCTGCTGGACCAGGAAACTGACCACGGCGTCAAGGCTGACGAATTGGCGGCGCTGTTCGACGAGTTGTTCGTCGATCCGGAAGCCAAGGCGGTGGTGTTTTCGCAGTGGACGCGGACCCACGACATCGTCATTCGTCGTCTCGAAGCGAGGGGGCTGGGCTATGTGAGTTTCCACGGCGGCGTGCCGTCGGAAAAGCGGCCGGCGTTGGTGGAGCGGTTTCGCGACGATCCCAACTGCCGTGTGTTCCTGTCCACCGATGCTGGCTCGACAGGTCTCAACCTGCAGCACGCATCGACCTTGGTGAACATGGACCTGCCCTGGAACCCGGCGGTTCTCGAACAACGCATCGCGCGCATTCATCGCCTCGGCCAGGTGCGGCCGGTGCTGGTCGTCAATTTCGTGGCAAAGGGCACTATCGAGGAGGGCATGCTCTCGGTACTGGCGTTCAAGCGCTCCCTGTCGGCAGGAATTCTCGATGGCGGCAGCAGCGAGATTTCGCTTGGCGGTTCGCGTCTCAACCGCTTCATGAAGGAGGTGGAAAACGTCACGGGGAACATGGGCGAGGGCGAGGCGGTGACACCGGCCGAGGAGGTTGCGAATATCGCCGTGGCCACCGAATCCGTCCATGCCGGGAGTGTGGATGCAGGCGGTGGTGCTGGCGAAATCGCGGTGGCGCGGATGGGGGCGGGAGTGCCGCCACACGGCGTCGGTCCGGATCCGTGGCAGGCGCTGGTGCAGATCGGTGCGCAGTTCATTACCGCCATGGCGGCTGCCGGCGATCCCCACGCACCGGCACACCCATGGGTCGAGCGCGATTCCGCCACCGGCATGCCGAGCCTCAAAATGCCGCTGCCGACCGGCGAGACTGCGCGGCAACTTGCCGATGCCCTCTCTACGATCGCCGATGGCTTGCGGAGCAGGACTGCTTGA
- a CDS encoding alpha-hydroxy acid oxidase codes for MRLKNCHNFHDFRRMAKQRLPGPIFNYIDGAADDEVTYRRNTRAFEDCDLVPNVLRGVSDVDMSVTIMGQQLAMPVYCSPTALQRLFHPQGERAVAAAAGKYGTMFGVSSLGTVSLEEARRISGAPQVYQFYFHRDRGLNREMMNRAKQAGVEVMMLTVDSITGGNRERDKRTGFAIPFKLTLAGMAQFAIKPAWAINYFTHESFKLPQLDTHVDMGSGTMSISRYFTEMLDPAMNWDDVAEMVQHWGGQFCLKGVMSAADARRAVEIGCTGIVLSNHGGRQLDGSRSAFDQLAEIVDAVGDRIDVIMDGGVQRGTHVLKALSLGAKAVGLGRYYLFPLAAAGQAGVERALEQMRIEIERGMKLMGVTSVDQLSCENLRFHAASFTSSRQSS; via the coding sequence ATGCGTTTGAAAAACTGCCACAACTTCCACGATTTTCGCCGAATGGCCAAGCAGCGCCTTCCCGGACCGATTTTCAACTATATCGACGGTGCCGCCGACGACGAAGTCACGTATCGCCGCAATACGCGAGCCTTCGAAGATTGCGACCTGGTGCCGAACGTGCTGCGCGGCGTCAGCGATGTGGACATGTCGGTCACGATCATGGGGCAGCAGCTGGCCATGCCGGTCTATTGCTCGCCGACGGCGCTGCAGCGGTTGTTCCATCCGCAAGGCGAGCGCGCGGTGGCGGCGGCCGCCGGCAAATACGGCACCATGTTCGGCGTTTCCTCGCTCGGCACCGTGAGCCTCGAAGAAGCGCGCAGGATCAGCGGCGCTCCGCAGGTCTATCAGTTCTATTTCCACAGGGATCGCGGCTTGAACCGCGAGATGATGAATCGCGCCAAGCAGGCCGGCGTGGAGGTCATGATGCTGACCGTCGACAGCATCACCGGCGGCAACCGGGAGCGCGACAAGCGCACCGGCTTCGCCATCCCGTTCAAGCTCACTCTGGCCGGCATGGCGCAGTTCGCGATCAAGCCGGCCTGGGCGATCAACTATTTCACGCATGAAAGCTTCAAGCTGCCGCAGTTGGACACCCATGTCGACATGGGGAGCGGTACCATGTCCATCAGCCGCTACTTCACCGAGATGCTCGATCCCGCGATGAATTGGGATGACGTGGCCGAGATGGTGCAGCACTGGGGTGGGCAGTTCTGCCTCAAGGGCGTGATGTCGGCAGCAGACGCCAGACGCGCGGTGGAGATCGGCTGCACGGGGATCGTGCTTTCCAATCACGGCGGTCGGCAGCTTGACGGTTCGCGCAGCGCCTTTGACCAACTGGCCGAGATTGTCGATGCGGTGGGCGACAGGATCGATGTCATCATGGACGGCGGCGTGCAGCGCGGCACCCACGTGCTCAAGGCACTATCGCTGGGAGCCAAGGCAGTAGGCCTTGGCCGCTACTATCTCTTTCCGTTGGCTGCTGCCGGGCAGGCGGGCGTGGAACGCGCGCTCGAGCAGATGCGGATCGAGATCGAACGCGGCATGAAGCTGATGGGCGTTACATCTGTCGATCAGCTGTCGTGCGAAAACCTGCGCTTCCATGCTGCCAGCTTCACTTCTTCGCGCCAGTCGTCGTAG